The following are from one region of the Corylus avellana chromosome ca1, CavTom2PMs-1.0 genome:
- the LOC132167793 gene encoding probable hexosyltransferase MUCI70 isoform X1, giving the protein MDGEAQRSVSLRLNRRGERANQSPHFKDSEEGFFYPERLPQDSPMKIVWKKGFIRLVLVAGIFWVLLILIALLFHVWSCQSSVSFFSAMCNKDSKLLTILGRSGIVPQPQPQHRCPIPLANDPDKIVIPKGRTPDKIVKDLSYVMEDELWNNGSKTSALFGGHQNWSHRVESFKLNSTMKVHCGFIRNSGAEMARSDIKYVKKCTFVVASGIFDGYDIPHQPSNISRRSKKLFCFLMVVDEISLKFIKENVTVRQDDDGGKWVGIWRLVLLKNPPYDEPRRNGKIPKILLHRLFPQAQYSIWIDGKMELIVDPLLMLERYLWRGKYTYAIAQHKHHHSIYEEADANKRRKRYARPLIDLHMKIYRYEGMESWSPGGKTISDVPEGAIIVREHTAMSNLFSCLWFNEVDLFTPRDQLSFGYVVYRLGGSFNFHMFPNCEYNSLFVLHPHTREHSSAVEWVKNISELDGKGSRMKESRGGLGLWTPYPGNLDSVVLPSVARTSKAG; this is encoded by the exons ATGGATGGCGAGGCTCAACGGTCAGTATCTTTACGGTTAAATCGTAGAGGAGAGCGGGCTAATCAAAGCCCTCATTTCAAAG ATTCGGAAGAAGGTTTCTTTTATCCAGAGAGGTTGCCCCAAGATTCTCCCATGAAGATTGTTTGGAAGAAGGGGTTTATTCGATTGGTTCTCGTTGCAGGCATCTTCTGGGTGTTGCTAATTCTTATTGCATTGTTGTTTCATGTGTGGTCTTGCCAATCttcagtttctttcttttcag CTATGTGTAACAAAGATAGCAAACTATTAACAATATTAGGCAGAAGTGGGATTGTACCACAACCTCAACCACAACACC GCTGTCCAATTCCCCTTGCCAATGACCCTGATAAAATAGTTATTCCGAAGGGAAGAACTCCTGACAAAATTGTTAAAGATTTGTCCTATGTCATGGAGGATGAACTTTGGAATAATGGATCTAAGACATCTGCACTATTTGGAGGGCATCAAAACTGGTCACATCGAGTGGAGAGTTTCAAACTAAATTCAACTATGAAG GTGCACTGTGGATTTATTCGCAATAGTGGTGCTGAAATGGCTCGTTCAGACATTAAATATGTCAAGAAGTGTACGTTTGTGGTTGCATCTGGCATTTTCGATGGATACGATATACCTCATCAGCCTTCAAATATAAGCCGTCGTTCTAAGAAGCTCTTCTGTTTCCTTATGGTGGTCGATGAGATTTCCCTcaaattcataaaagaaaatgttaCTGTCAGACAGGATGATGATGGGGGGAAATGGGTGGGTATCTGGCGTCTTGTCTTACTAAAGAATCCACCTTATGATGAGCCCAGAAGGAATGGGAAAAtacccaaaattttactccaCAGGTTGTTCCCCCAAGCTCAGTACAGCATTTGGATTGATGGTAAAATGGAACTGATCGTTGATCCGTTGCTAATGCTGGAAAG ataTTTATGGCGTGGGAAGTACACATACGCCATTGCTCAGCACAAGCATCACCACAGTATATATGAGGAAGCTGATGCAAACAAGCGGAGAAAGCGATATGCCCGACCACTTATTGATCTCCACATGAAAATTTACCGCTATGAAGGAATGGAATCATGGAGTCCGGGAGGGAAAACAATTAGTG ATGTGCCAGAGGGAGCCATTATCGTACGGGAACATACGGCGATGAGTAACTTGTTTAGCTGCTTGTGGTTCAATGAGGTCGACCTCTTCACACCAAGAGACCAACTGAGCTTTGGCTATGTTGTATACAGGTTAGGGGGTTCGTTCAATTTCCATATGTTTCCAAATTGTGAGTACAACTCACTGTTTGTGCTGCACCCACACACAAGGGAGCATTCTTCAGCTGTTGAATGGGTAAAGAATATTTCTGAGCTTGATGGGAAAGGAAGCAGAATGAAAGAGAGTAGGGGAGGGTTAGGCTTGTGGACTCCTTATCCCGGGAACCTTGATTCTGTTGTCCTGCCGTCTGTAGCAAGAACATCAAAAGCAGGCTGA
- the LOC132167793 gene encoding probable hexosyltransferase MUCI70 isoform X2 yields the protein MCNKDSKLLTILGRSGIVPQPQPQHRCPIPLANDPDKIVIPKGRTPDKIVKDLSYVMEDELWNNGSKTSALFGGHQNWSHRVESFKLNSTMKVHCGFIRNSGAEMARSDIKYVKKCTFVVASGIFDGYDIPHQPSNISRRSKKLFCFLMVVDEISLKFIKENVTVRQDDDGGKWVGIWRLVLLKNPPYDEPRRNGKIPKILLHRLFPQAQYSIWIDGKMELIVDPLLMLERYLWRGKYTYAIAQHKHHHSIYEEADANKRRKRYARPLIDLHMKIYRYEGMESWSPGGKTISDVPEGAIIVREHTAMSNLFSCLWFNEVDLFTPRDQLSFGYVVYRLGGSFNFHMFPNCEYNSLFVLHPHTREHSSAVEWVKNISELDGKGSRMKESRGGLGLWTPYPGNLDSVVLPSVARTSKAG from the exons ATGTGTAACAAAGATAGCAAACTATTAACAATATTAGGCAGAAGTGGGATTGTACCACAACCTCAACCACAACACC GCTGTCCAATTCCCCTTGCCAATGACCCTGATAAAATAGTTATTCCGAAGGGAAGAACTCCTGACAAAATTGTTAAAGATTTGTCCTATGTCATGGAGGATGAACTTTGGAATAATGGATCTAAGACATCTGCACTATTTGGAGGGCATCAAAACTGGTCACATCGAGTGGAGAGTTTCAAACTAAATTCAACTATGAAG GTGCACTGTGGATTTATTCGCAATAGTGGTGCTGAAATGGCTCGTTCAGACATTAAATATGTCAAGAAGTGTACGTTTGTGGTTGCATCTGGCATTTTCGATGGATACGATATACCTCATCAGCCTTCAAATATAAGCCGTCGTTCTAAGAAGCTCTTCTGTTTCCTTATGGTGGTCGATGAGATTTCCCTcaaattcataaaagaaaatgttaCTGTCAGACAGGATGATGATGGGGGGAAATGGGTGGGTATCTGGCGTCTTGTCTTACTAAAGAATCCACCTTATGATGAGCCCAGAAGGAATGGGAAAAtacccaaaattttactccaCAGGTTGTTCCCCCAAGCTCAGTACAGCATTTGGATTGATGGTAAAATGGAACTGATCGTTGATCCGTTGCTAATGCTGGAAAG ataTTTATGGCGTGGGAAGTACACATACGCCATTGCTCAGCACAAGCATCACCACAGTATATATGAGGAAGCTGATGCAAACAAGCGGAGAAAGCGATATGCCCGACCACTTATTGATCTCCACATGAAAATTTACCGCTATGAAGGAATGGAATCATGGAGTCCGGGAGGGAAAACAATTAGTG ATGTGCCAGAGGGAGCCATTATCGTACGGGAACATACGGCGATGAGTAACTTGTTTAGCTGCTTGTGGTTCAATGAGGTCGACCTCTTCACACCAAGAGACCAACTGAGCTTTGGCTATGTTGTATACAGGTTAGGGGGTTCGTTCAATTTCCATATGTTTCCAAATTGTGAGTACAACTCACTGTTTGTGCTGCACCCACACACAAGGGAGCATTCTTCAGCTGTTGAATGGGTAAAGAATATTTCTGAGCTTGATGGGAAAGGAAGCAGAATGAAAGAGAGTAGGGGAGGGTTAGGCTTGTGGACTCCTTATCCCGGGAACCTTGATTCTGTTGTCCTGCCGTCTGTAGCAAGAACATCAAAAGCAGGCTGA
- the LOC132180653 gene encoding V-type proton ATPase subunit B2, whose product MGVVQNENDMEGTLEVGMEYRTVSGVAGPLVILEKVKGPKYQEIVNIRLGDGTTRRGQVLEVDGEKAVVQVFEGTSGIDNKYTTVQFTGEVLKTPVSMDMLGRIFNGSGKPIDNGPPILPEAYLDISGSSINPSERTYPEEMIQTGISTIDVMNSIARGQKIPLFSAAGLPHNEIAAQICRQAGLVKRLEKTENLLGDGEEDNFAIVFAAMGVNMETAQFFKRDFEENGSMERVTLFLNLANDPTIERIITPRIALTTAEYLAYECGKHVLVILTDMSSYADALREVSAAREEVPGRRGYPGYMYTDLATIYERAGRIEGRKGSITQIPILTMPNDDITHPTPDLTGYITEGQIYIDRQLHNRQIYPPINVLPSLSRLMKSAIGEGMTRRDHADVSNQLYANYAIGKDVQAMKAVVGEEALSSEDLLYLEFLDKFERKFVAQGAYDTRNIFQSLDLAWTLLRIFPRELLHRIPAKTLDQYYSRDATN is encoded by the exons ATGGGTGTGGTGCAAAACGAAAACGACATGGAGGGGACACTGGAAGTTGGCATGG AGTATAGAACTGTTTCTGGGGTTGCCGGACCTCTGGTTATCCTTGAAAAAGTGAAG GGGCCGAAATATCAAGAGATTGTCAATATACGTTTAGGAGACGGAACCACTCGACGTGGTCAAGTTCTAGAAGTTGATGGTGAAAAGGCTGTTGTCCAg GTTTTTGAAGGAACATCTGGAATTGACAACAAATACACAACCGTGCAATTTACAGGAGAG GTTTTGAAAACTCCTGTCTCAATGGACATGCTTGGGCGTATATTTAATGGTTCTGGAAAACCCATTGATAATGGCCCCCCTATTTTGCCTGAGGCTTACTTGGATATATCTG GGAGTTCTATCAACCCTAGTGAGAGAACCTATCCTGAGGAGATGATACAGACAGGGATTTCTACAATTGACGTCATGAATTCAATTGCCAGAGGACAGAAAATTCCTCTTTTCTCTGCTGCCGGTCTTCCACATAATGAAATTGCTGCTCAGATATGTCGCCAAGCTGGTTTGGTCAAGCGACTGGAGAAGACTGAAAACCTTCTTGGG GATGGGGAAGAGGACAACTTTGCCATTGTATTTGCAGCTATGGGTGTAAATATGGAGACTGCACAGTTTTTTAAACGCGATTTTGAGGAGAATGGCTCAATGGAGAGAGTAACCCTATTTTTGAACCTG GCAAATGACCCTACAATTGAACGTATTATCACTCCTCGTATTGCTCTTACTACTGCTGAATATTTGGCTTATGAATGTGGGAAGCATGTCCTTGTCATACTTACAGATATGAGTTCTTATGCTGATGCTCTTCGTGAG GTGTCTGCTGCACGTGAAGAAGTGCCTGGGAGGCGTGGGTACCCTGGGTATATGTATACTGATTTGGCAACAATTTATGAGCGTGCTGGAAGAATTGAAGGGCGGAAAGGCTCTATAACACAAATTCCAATTTTAACTATGCCTAATGATG ATATAACGCATCCCACGCCAGATCTTACAGGATATATCACGGAGGGGCAGATATACATTGACAGGCAATTGCACAACAGACAG ATATATCCACCCATCAACGTTCTCCCATCCCTGTCTCGTCTGATGAAG AGTGCCATTGGTGAGGGGATGACTCGCAGGGACCATGCTGATGTATCCAACCAG CTATATGCAAATTATGCTATTGGGAAGGATGTCCAGGCAATGAAAGCTGTGGTTGGAGAAGAAGCGCTTTCTTCTGAGGACCTG CTGTATCTGGAGTTCTTGGATAAATTTGAGAGGAAATTTGTAGCCCAAGGAGCCTATGACACCCGCAATATCTTCCAGTCGCTAGATTTGGCATGGACACTCCTTCGCATTTTCCCCCGTGAGCTTCTCCATCGTATACCTGCAAAGACCCTTGACCAGTACTACAGCCGAGACGCAACTAATTGA